GACATGCCGGAGGGTGTCTGCAGGCCGATGTTGTGAAATCCGTCGTCGGTGAAGTTGTAACCCTGATGACAAGCGCTGCACTTGCCCTTACCGCGGAACAACTCGAAGCCGCGCTTGGCCGCTTCGCTCACTGCGCGTTTATCGCCACTGCGCCAACGATCAAACGGTGTGTTTGTGGAAACAATCGTGCGCTCGAAGCTGGCGATGGCCTTGGCGATGGTCTTCGGGGTAATGCCCTCGCCGGGATAAGCGCTGTCGAACATTTCGCGATAACCTGGAATCGCCGACACGCGTTGCAGTAATTGTCCCACGTCCATGTTCATCTCATGCTGGTTCGTGATCGGTCCCAGTGCCTGATCTTCTAGCGACACATTACGCCCATCCCACATGAACGTTCTGCTATAGGCGACGTTAAACAGCGTCGGCGTTGCCCGCCGTAGTTTGTTCATGCCCTGACCAAGCCCGGTCTCCAACCCGTCGGACCACCCAAGCGCCGGATTATGACAAGTCGCGCAACTGATCCAGCGCGAGCCCGATAGACGCGGATCGAAAAATAACGCTTTGCCTAGCGCCGTCCTCGCGGTATTTATTCCGTTGTCGGGCGGCAGAACCAGCGTCGGCGGGTCACACGGCGGTGCCATCATGAATGCGCAGTCCGCCAGCGTTTTTGCAGCAGGCATCAATATCGCAAGCGCCAACGCCGCCTTAACGGTAAATGCATGAGACATAGCCATCTCCTAACCCCATACATGGAAACATCTACTGGACTCGTGGACCGGCCTGAGCGGATATACCGGCCAATTTTCGTAGAAGCACACCGTGAAACACCGATAGCGGCAGAAATAGCGGTGCCTAGCAATCAGCTTGGATTTAAGTGTTTTAAGTGTAGACGACGGGGGAAAGCGTCGTATATGAAGAACAGCGAGTTGGCCTTAACTGGGTGTTTGTGGGGCTGGGGCTAGTTCAGCCTGGCGCCGTTAATCGTAGTTATTTCGTTAGCTTCGGACTAGCAAAAAATAAACCTGCTAACCTTTCGCCTTTCTGGGCTTTGCCCATTTTTCGGTCCTTCCAAGAAGAGAAAAGCGATGAAGCAGGGAATTCACTATTCAGTACTAATGTTGTTGGCGGTCGGGTTCATCGTCGGGATTCGTTCCGCTGTTGCATCGAGCTACGACAACGCGGTGCTCGCTAACCATCCGGTTTTGTTTCTGACGATGGCGGCGCCCTGTTCCGGCGGTGAGGGCGACGTCTCGGGACACGGCAGGACCGGCACATATTTTCCCGTCGGGAGTCGTCCGACGGCGACGACTTTACCGAATGGCGATTTTGCCGCCGACTTCGATGGTTCGACCCAATATCTAGAAGTTGCCGATGCGGACGCGTTGTCGGTGCCGACGACGGGTGTCCTGACAA
Above is a genomic segment from Gammaproteobacteria bacterium containing:
- a CDS encoding c-type cytochrome → MAMSHAFTVKAALALAILMPAAKTLADCAFMMAPPCDPPTLVLPPDNGINTARTALGKALFFDPRLSGSRWISCATCHNPALGWSDGLETGLGQGMNKLRRATPTLFNVAYSRTFMWDGRNVSLEDQALGPITNQHEMNMDVGQLLQRVSAIPGYREMFDSAYPGEGITPKTIAKAIASFERTIVSTNTPFDRWRSGDKRAVSEAAKRGFELFRGKGKCSACHQGYNFTDDGFHNIGLQTPSGMSPDEGRYAQRKVKSMQGAFKTPTLREVAWTAPYMHNGIYRTLEQVVDHYNRGGDVKDNLDPTIFPLNLTAPEKADLIEFMKSLSSGSGDVAIPRLPQ